AACACCTCGCATATGCGGAAGTATGATCGGTGCATCGGAGGGGCCGACGGACTCCTCCCCCAGCAGACCGAGGGAGCAGCCCGTGACGACCCGTACCGCGCACCGGACCCGCCGGATCCTGCAGGCGGCCGGCGCGGGAGCCGCGGCGCTGCTGGCCCTGAGCGCCTGCTCCTCCTCGACCGGCTCTTCCAGCACGGGGTCCGACACCGCCGTCTCCGGCTCCTCGGCGAAACTCTCCGGCACAGTGACCGTCTTCGCGGCCGCCTCGCTCCAGGAGAGCTTCACGACCCTGGGCAAGGAGTTCGAGAAGGAGCACCCGGGCACCAAGGTGGTCTTCAACTTCGGCGGCAGCGACACGCTCGCCGCGAGCATCACCGGCGGCGCCCCGGCCGACGTCTTCGCCGCGGCCAGCACCAAGACGATGGCGATCGTGACGGACAAGAAGGACGCGGCCGGCACACCGGCCACCTTCGTCCGCAACCAGCTGGAGATCGCCACCCTGCCCGGCAACCCCGACAAGGTCGCCTCCCTGAAGGACCTCACCAAATCGGGCCTGAAGGTCGTGCTGTGCGACAAGACGGTGCCGTGCGGCTCCGCCGCCCAGACCGCCCTGGAAGCCAGTGGCCTCGAACTCACGCCGGTCTCGTACGAGCAGGACGTCAAAAGCGCCCTGACGAAGGTCGAGCTGAAGGAGGCCGACGCCGCCGTCGTCTACAAGACGGACGTGAAGGCGGCGGGCGACAAGGTGCAGGGCGTGGACTTCCCCGAATCGGCCGAGGCCGTCAACGACTACCCGATCGCCCTCCTCAAGAACGCCCCCAACCCCACCACGGCGAAGGCCTTCATCGAGCTGGTGAAGTCCGCCGGGGGCCAGAAAGTCCTGACCGAGGCGGGGTTCCTCAAGCCGTGACCGGGCCCGACAAGACCGACACCGTCGCCCTGCCGGGTGGACCGCGGCGTCGGCGTGTCCGGACGGGCGGTGGCCGAGGCGTGCCGCTGCCCCTCCTGGTCCCCGCCCTCGTGGGCCTGGCGTTCCTCCTCCTGCCGCTGATCGCCTTGCTCGTACGGGCCCCCTGGCGCAACCTGCCCGAGCAGCTGACCAGCGCCGAGGTCTGGGAGGCGCTGCGCCTGTCCCTGGTGTGCGCCACGGCGGCGACCACCCTCAGCCTGGTCATCGGCGTCCCACTGGCCTGGCTCCTGGCGCGCACCGACTTCCCCGGCCGCGGTCTGGTCCGCGCCCTGGTGACCCTGCCCCTCGTCCTGCCCCCCGTGGTCGGCGGCGTGGCCCTGCTGCTCGCGCTCGGCCGCAACGGCGTCGTCGGACAGTGGCTGGACTCCTGGTTCGGGATCACCCTTCCCTTCACCACGACGGGCGTCGTCCTGGCGGAGACCTTCGTGGCGATGCCGTTCCTCGTCATCAGCGTGGAGGGCACCCTGCGCGCCGCCGACCCGCGCTACGAGGAGGCGGCCACCACGCTGGGCGCCTCCCGCTTCACCGCGTTCCGCCGCGTCACGCTGCCGCTGATCGCGCCGGGGATCGCGGCGGGCTCGGTGCTGGCCTGGGCGCGGGCGCTGGGCGAGTTCGGGGCGACGATCACCTTCGCGGGCAACTTCCCCGGCCGCACGCAGACCATGCCCCTCGCGGTCTACCTGGCCCTGCAGAACGACCCCGCGGCCGCGATCGCCCTCAGCCTGGTACTCCTGGCGGTCTCGATCGCGGTGCTGGCGGGACTGCGGGACCGCTGGATGACAGCGCCATGAGCCCCAGCCGCACAACCTCACAGGCAACCGACGCATCGAGCCGACGGCAGCCGCACGCCTGGCCACCCCGCCAAACCACGGACAGCCGCGCCCAACCACTCCGTCAGACTGCGGACAGCCGCGCCCAACCACCCCGCCAGACCGCGGACAGCCCCGCCCAACCACCCCGTCAGGCTGCGGGCATTCGTGCCGCCTGGGGCGGCACGGGTGGGCGCAGCCGGCACCCCGCCAGCGCCGGGCCGCGCGACCCACCCCCGGCCGGCACCCACCCCGCTGCACGCATGAACACGGTCCACAGAAATCCCCGGCGCCAACCCCGCCCACGCAACGAACGTACGAAGCACCTCCCAACCCCCAACCCCCAACCCCCGCTCCCCACACCACACGCCGCCACAACCAACCCCGCTCCAGGACCCCCACCTCATGACCGACCTCGACGACACCACAGCCGACGCCCCCTCCGACCGCACCAGCGACGGCCTCGACGCCCGGCTAGTCGTAGACCACGGCACCTTCCGCCTCGACATCACCCTGACCGCCGCCCCCGGCGACGTCGTAGCCCTCCTCGGCCCGAACGGCGCGGGCAAGACCACCGCCCTGCGCGCACTCGCCGGTCTCGTCCCGCTCACCGGCGGCCATCTGCGTCTTGACGGCACCGCATTGGACCGTAAACCCCCCGAGTCCCGCCCCGTCGGCGTCGTCTTCCAGGACTACCTGCTCTTCCCCCACCTCACCGCCCTCGACAACGT
The nucleotide sequence above comes from Streptomyces sp. NL15-2K. Encoded proteins:
- the modA gene encoding molybdate ABC transporter substrate-binding protein, which codes for MTTRTAHRTRRILQAAGAGAAALLALSACSSSTGSSSTGSDTAVSGSSAKLSGTVTVFAAASLQESFTTLGKEFEKEHPGTKVVFNFGGSDTLAASITGGAPADVFAAASTKTMAIVTDKKDAAGTPATFVRNQLEIATLPGNPDKVASLKDLTKSGLKVVLCDKTVPCGSAAQTALEASGLELTPVSYEQDVKSALTKVELKEADAAVVYKTDVKAAGDKVQGVDFPESAEAVNDYPIALLKNAPNPTTAKAFIELVKSAGGQKVLTEAGFLKP
- a CDS encoding ABC transporter permease codes for the protein MPGGPRRRRVRTGGGRGVPLPLLVPALVGLAFLLLPLIALLVRAPWRNLPEQLTSAEVWEALRLSLVCATAATTLSLVIGVPLAWLLARTDFPGRGLVRALVTLPLVLPPVVGGVALLLALGRNGVVGQWLDSWFGITLPFTTTGVVLAETFVAMPFLVISVEGTLRAADPRYEEAATTLGASRFTAFRRVTLPLIAPGIAAGSVLAWARALGEFGATITFAGNFPGRTQTMPLAVYLALQNDPAAAIALSLVLLAVSIAVLAGLRDRWMTAP